GGGTGGCCAGCGCCAGCGCCAGACCCAGGGCCAGCCAGAGGGCGAAATGCCCGAGTTCCGGAATCATTGGCCGGCCTCCTTCAGGCTGTTCTGACCATGCGCCTGCTTCAAGGCCTGAGCGGCCTCGGGGGGCATGTAGTTCTCGTCATGCTTGGCCAGCACCTCGCGCGCCACGAACAGGCCGCCTTCCAGCTTGCCCTGCGCCACCACGCCCTTGCCTTCCTTGAACAGGTCGGGCAGCACGCCCTCATAGCGCACCGGCACGGTCTTGGCGTTGTCGGTCACCGTGAAGTGCACCTGCACGCCTTCGCGGCGCAGGCTGCCGGGTTCCACCAAACCGCCGATACGGAAGCTCCGCCCCTGTGGCGCCTCATTCGCCGCCACTTGGGTGGGCGAGTAGAAAAACACCATATTGCTGCGGAAGGCATTGGTCACCAGGGCGGCGATGGCGGCCACCGCGAGGAGGATGACGGCCACCAGGGCGAGGCGGCGGTGCCGGGGTTTGATTGCAGTGGTCATTGGCATGACACCCATGTTTGGAATGAGCCCGCAGGGGCTTCACCCCTGCACCCGACCCCTTTCTCTTTGCTTCGCCAAAGAGAAAGGGGGAAAGAGAAAGGCGACCCCCGATGCCGGCGCCGCTCGCCTGCGGCGATCGGTTCCCTGCGCTGCTCAGGTCTTGGGGGCGGCGCGGAACGCGCTTCGCTCACTGCGTTCGCTGCGCTTGAACGGCCGCGCCGAGTTTGTTGTGGAGGCGCGCTACGCGCGCTCCCCCAAGCCCTTGCGCTGCTCGGCTTGGCATAGGGGGACCCCCCAACAGCCAACAGCCGAACAGCCCGGACTTCAACAGATCGCTCCGTTTCGCGGGGTCCCCTATGCCCAGCCGAGGAGCACAGAAGAGCAGACCCGCGCGCGCAGCGCGCTTCAAGCACTGACTCGGCGCGGCCGTTCAAACGCAGTGAGCGAAGCGAACGCAGTGCGTTCCGCGCCGGGGTCTGCTCTTCGCGCACCGCAGGGAACCCCTTGGCGCAGCCAAGGGGCGCAGGCATCGGGGTCGCCTTTCTTTGGTTACTTTCTTTGGCGAAGCAAAGAAAGTAACCCGGCCGCCGGGCCGGAACCCCGGCGGGCTGGCGGGAGTTCAAGAACCTCATTCCTCGTCTCCGACCGCCCGCAGCGCCTTCCGATGCCGCGCCCGAGCGATCAGAGGCTCGACGACAAACACCAGCAAGCACACCCCATACGAGCCCCACACATAGAACCCATACCCGCCCATGGCGAGGAAGTCAGAGACAGAAGCCCAGTTCATGCATCCCTCCGCAGCGCCTGCACCCAGGCCGCGTCGCGTTCACGTTCCAGCACGATGGCCCGCGCCCGCGTGAACACCACCGCGAACGCATAGGCCCAGCAGGCCAGGCTCATCAGCAGCATGGCCTGCAGCATCGTTTCGGCCATCTTGGGTGCGCTGGTGAGGCTCACGCTGGCGCCCTGGTGCAAGGTGTTCCACCACCGCACCGAGAAGTAAATGATGGGCACGTTCACCGCCCCCACCACCGCCAGCAGGGCACCGGCCTGGTCGGCGCGCTGGACGTCGTCGATGGCGTTGACCAGGGCCATGTAGCCGAGGAACAAGAAGAGCAGGATCAGCTCCGAGGTCAGGCGCGCATCCCAGACCCACCAGGTGCCCCAGGTCGGCTGGCCCCACAGCGCCCCCGTCACCAGGGCCAGCGCCGTCATCAGTGCGCCGGTGGGTGCGATGGCACGCGCCAGCATCGAGGCCATGCGTGCCTTGAAGGCCCAGCCGATTGCGGCCCAGAAGGCCATCACCAGATAGAGCAGCATCGACAACCAGGCCGTGGGCACGTGGATGAAGATGATGCGATAGGCCTCGCCCTGCGTCGCGTCGGTGGGGGCGACGAAGAAGCCGATGTAGAGCGCCACGGCCGCCAGCAGCGCGGCCGCCGCCCACAACCAAGGCAGCAGGGCGCCGGTGAGCGCATAGAAGCGCACCGGTGCGGAAAAGGTAAATAAACGCAGCGGTGACTTCATTGCGTAGCGATCTTCAAAGCGGCGGCCGTGGCGGGCGGCGCGCCGAGCAGGGTGGCGATCAACAGCGCCCCCAGCAGCGACAAATGCCCACCAACCGCCAGACCGGATTCATAGGCCCCCACCGCCCCGCTGCCGAAGATCAGCGTGGGGATGGCCAGGGGCAGGACGATCAGCAGATTCAGCAGGCCCCCGGCACGCAGACCCAGGGTGAGCGCGGCACCAAAGGCCCCCAGCAGGCTGAGCACCGGGGTGCCCAGTCCCAAGCCCGCCATCAGCACGGCCAAGGGCATGCCCGTCAGGCCGAACATCAGGGCCAACAGCGGTGCTGCCAACAGCAGCGGCAAGCCATGCGTGAGCCAATGCGCGACGGCCTTGGCCAGGGCCAGCAGCCAGGCGGGCTGGCCGGCCAGCAGCAGTTGGTCCAGGCTGCCGTCCTGCCAATCGCCGCCCCAGAGTGGGCCCAGAGAGAGCAGGGTGGCCAGCAGCGCGCCCACCCACAGCACGCCGGGCGCGATATGGCGCAGGGTGTCGGGCTCTGGGCCGATGCCGAGCGGAAACAGGCTGGCCGCGACGACGAAGAACACCACCGGCAGCAGGGCCTCGGTGGGGCGGCGCGCGGCCAGGCGCAGCTCGCGCCGGATCACCGTGGTGGCGAAGGCCAGGCCGCTCATGTCAGGGCCTTGAGCATTTGCTCTGCGCAGCGCAGGCCCGCCACTGCCTGGTGGCTGGTGAACAGCACCGCGCCGCCGCGCGCGCATTGGGCAGCCATCAGTGCGCACAGGGCCTGCACGCCGGCGTCGTCCAGCGCGTCAAAGGGTTCGTCCAGCAGCCAGAGCTCGGCCGCTTCGGTCTGCAGGCTTAAGCCCAAACGCGCCAGCGCCGTGCGCCGCCGCTGGCCCTGGCTTAGGCTGCGCACGGGCCGGGCCCGCAGCGGCCCCAGGGCCAGGGCGTCCAGCGCTTGGCGCAGCGCCGCGACCGTGACGAGCTGCCCCCGCAGCGCCGCGTCCAGGCGCAGGTTCTCGGCCACCGTCAGATCGTCCTTGAGCGCGTTGGCATGGCCCAGATAGAGCAAGGGGGCTTGCCGCTGCAGCCTGCCCGCCGCCGGCGCGCGCAGGCCGGCCAGGGTGCGCAGCAGGGTGGTCTTGCCGCTGCCATTGACGCCGCGTAGCCACAGGCAGTCGCCGGCGCGCAGGCTCAGATCCAAGGCCGCAAACAAGGGGCGTTCGCCGCGCTCGCACACAAGCTGCTGCGCGTGCAACAGCACGGGGGCAGCATCCGCAGTCGCGGGGGGCAGGGCGTTCATGGGGGCGCAGTGTGCGGCAGTCCGTGGGGCCTGGCCTTTGAACTGCATCAACCACGTCGAGGGCTTGCGTGCTTAGCCGGGCGGGAATGGGCGGGTGTTGATGCAGATCAAGCCCTGCGGCTCGCCGCCGCGCCCGCCATCCGAGCTTGAACTGCGTCAAAGACGGACTAGAGCCGCGCCTCTAGTCTGCGCGGCTCTGCAATTCCTCGGATTCCCTTCATGTCCTTCGAGCTTCTTGATCTGGCGCGCGCCCAGGCCGGCCTGCGCCGTCTGCAACTCGCAGGGCGTGAGCTGCTGCCCATCGTGCAGGGCGGCATGGGCGTGGGGGTGTCGGCGCACCGCCTGGCCGGCAGCGTGGCTGCCCAAGGGGGCGTGGGCACGATTTCCTCGGTGGACCTGCGCCGTCACCACCCCGACCTGATGGCCCGCAGCGAAGGCCTGCCCGAGGACGACACCAAGAAGGCCGTGATCCAGGCCGCCAACCAAGAAGCCCTGGCGCGCGAGATCCAAGCGGCGCGGCGTCTGGCCGAAGGAGCGGGCTTGCTGGCGGTGAATGTGATGCGCGCCGTCAGCGACTACGCAGCCTCTATCAAGACCGCGCTGGAGAACGGCATCGATGCCGTGGTGGTGGGCGCCGGCCTGCCGCTGGACCTGCCGGCCCTGGCCAAGGACCACCCCAAGACCGCACTGATCCCCATCCTCAGCGATGCGCGCGGTGTGTCGCTGGTGCTGAAGAAATGGGAGCGCCAGCAGCGCCTGCCCGATGCCATCGTCATCGAGCACCCGGCGCATGCCGCCGGTCATCTGGGCGCGGCCAAGATCGCCGACCTGAACGACCCGCGATTCGACTTCGAGACCGTGCTGCCGGCCGTGCGCCAGCTGCTGCGCGACGCGGGTGTGGAGGGTCAGGTGCCGCTGATCGCCGCGGGCGGCATCCGCCGCTGCGAAGACATCCTGCGCGTCCAGGCCCTGGGGGCCGACGCCGCCCAGTTGGGCACGGCCTTTGTCGCCACCCACGAATGTGATGCGCATGACGAGTTCAAGCGCGTACTCAGCCAAGCGCGCGAGGAAGACATGGTGGAGATCACCAGCGTGGCCGGCCTGCCGGCGCGCGCCGTGCTCACCCCGTGGCTGAAGAAATACCTGAAGGCCGAGCCACGACTGCAGGCCGTGGCGCAACTGAAGAGCCGCTGCACCATGGCCTTCGACTGCCTGCAGCAATGCGGGCTGCGTGACGGGCTCAAGGGCTGGGGCCAGTTCTGCATCGACCAGCGGCTTGCCGCGGCGCTGCGCGGCGACACGAATGGCGGTCTGTTCTTCCGCGGCCGCGGCGGCATGCCCTTTGGCGAACAGATCGCCAGCGTGCGCCAACTGATGGAGCGCCTGCTCACCCCGGGGGTCGCGCTGGGCACCCCCCTGGCCGCGCCGGCCTGAAGCAGATCAAGGCGGGCCGCGGCGCTGGCCTCTAGCCTGCACGGATGATCCCCATCCAGCCTGCCGCCATGCCAAGCTCCACGACAGCCAACAGCCCGGCCGCGCCCTGGTCCTTCGCGCGCCTGCTCAGCGCCCCGCACCGCCTGGGCTTCTTCGCCGCCGCCGTGGGTTTGGGTTTGTCGGCCCTGTGGTGGGCCTTGGCCCTGCTGGCGCGCAGCATCGGCCTCGAGTTGCCTTGGGCCGTGGCGCCTGGACTTGCCCATGGGCTGCTGCTGGCTGGGGGCTTCATGCCCTTCTTCATCGTCGGCTTTCTGTTCACCGCCGGTCCGCGCTGGCTGGGCCTGGGTGAGGTGAATGCCGAAACCCTGCTGCGGCCCGTGCTGCTGATGGGCGGTGGCTGGGCCCTGGCCCTGCTGGGATTTCATGCCCACGTAGGGCTCGCCGCTCTGGGCGTGTTGGCGGTCACCCTGGGCTGGACCTGGGTGCTGGGGCGCTTCATCCGGCTGATCCGCATCAGCCCCGTGCCCGATCAACTGCACCCGCGTGCCGTGGCGTTTGCCGGCCTGCAGGGGGTGCTGGGTTTTGCCGTGGCGGCGCTGGCCTTGGCCCTGGGTGAACCGGGCTGGCTGCGGGCGGCGGTTTACTGGTTGATCTGGGCCTTTCTGGCGCCCACCTTTGCCATCGTCTCGCACCGCATGATTCCCTTCTTCACTGCGGCGGTGCTGCCCTTCCTGGATGCCTGGAAGCCCAACTGGCTGTTGGCCGTGATGGGGGCGGCCCTGGGCGCCGGCGCCCTGGATGCGGTGGCGCTGAGCCTGGGCTGGACCCTGCCCACCGCCATGCACGGGCTGCTGGCCTTTGGTCTGGGCGCGTCCGGCTGTTTACTGGTGTGGCTGGCGCTGCGTTGGGGCCTGGTGCAGAGCCTGAAGATCAAGCTGCTGGCCATGCTGCACGGCGGCTTCGTCTGGTTCGGTCTGGCCCTGCTGCTGGCTGCCCTTGGTCACGCCCTGCAGGCCCTGGGCCGGCCGGATCTGGGCCTGGCCCCGCTGCATGCACTGACCCTGGGCTATCTGGGTTGCACCCTGATCGCCATGGTGACCCGTGTGGCCAGCGGCCACAGCGGCCGCCCGCTGGCGGTGGACGGCATCGCCTGGGGTCTTTATGGCCTGCTGCAGCTGACTGTGCTGCTGCGCCTGGCTGCCGCCTTGCTGCCCCGCCTCGGCACGCCCCTGCTGCTGGCGGCTGCCGCCGGCTGGGCGCTGGTCAGCCTGAGCTGGGCCTGGCGCTATGGCGGCTGGCTGGGCCGCCCGCGCATCGACGGCAGGCCGGGGTAGCTGCGGTTTTCCCTGGGCAGTGGGCGCAGGGGCCACTGGCAGGATGCGCGCCTCACAACAAAGCGCACAGGGAGTGCTGTCATGAATCGATCCCTTCTCGGCCTCATGGCGACCGGCGCGGCCGGCTTCTTGGCGGGCTGGTTGGCCCACGGTGCCAACGCCCCTGCGGCTCAGGCCTCGCCGGCCGCTGCGCTGGAAGGCCCGGCGGTCGCGCCTGGGCTGCCGGCGGCCGCCTTGAATCCCGCGTCGCAGTCCGCCTGGGCGCCGCAGCCCGGCAAGCCCGTCACCGATTCGGCCTCATCGCCAGCCCCACACGCCGTGGTGGCCCCGGTTGCACCCGCAGCCAAGCCCGGCCTGAGCCTGATGCCCGCGCCCACGCTCAGTGCCGAGCATCAGGCGTTGCTGGTCTCCGGCCACGACAAGCAACCCTTCCGCAATGCCTCGCCGGCAGAGTTGCACCAGCAGTTCATGGCTGAAGCCCGTGATGCCACCTGGGCCGACCCGTTGGAGACCCAGCTGCGCCAAGCCCTGGGCGCGCTGGGCGTTCAGTCGCCCGCCTTTGATGTGCAGGGCCTGGACTGCCGCCAGAACCTGTGCGAGTTGCGCCTGATCGGCTTCGCCCCGAACGCCGGCGATCAATGGAACCGGGCCATGGTTTCGCTGCGCGAGCAGGACTGGTGGGGCCAGGCCTATTCCGGCATGTCCACCACCAGCAGCGGCAACAATGGTCGTACGGTCATCGCGACCTTCTTTGAGCGGCGCAAACGCTAAGGAAGGTCAAGCTGGCGCGTTTCGACGTTCCGCTTCCTTGAACCAGGCGTTGACCAGCCTGCGCAGGCGCGCCTGCTTGTCCGCGTCCACCGGCAGGTTGGGCAGCAGGGTCAAAACGGCATCCAGGCTCAACAAGCGGTGCACAAAGAGCAGGGTGCAGAACGCCCGATCCTTGGGCCGCCCTGCCGAAGCCTTGGCCAGGAATAGGTCGGGAAGATCCAGGCAATAGGCCACTCGATCGTCCGTGTTGGCGTTCTGAATGCGATGCAGCCGGGTCTGCCAGCCGCTGGGCAGATCGGCCGTGCTCGCGTCCACCGCCTGGGCGTAATAGCCGTGGGTGGTGTGAAAGTCGGAACCTTCGCCAATGGCACCCTCTATGGCGTCACCCAATGCCGGTTCAGTCCAGGGGTAGATGTCGGCCTCCATCGACACCGTGAGATCGGCTGGCGCATTCGGCACCGCACCGAGGATGGACTGGCTACCAATGACCATGAACTCATATTGGTTCGTGATTCGGCCAGCGGCACGAATGATGTGTTCCAGTTGCTCGCGAGTCATGCCGGCGCGCCATCGGCATCGGTGCCCAGGGTCAGTCCGGCTTTGAGCTCGCGCACCTGGCTCAGCACGGCCTCACGCTCTTCGGAGCTCAGTACCGCCAGCAGGGGCGAGGCCTGGCGCAACTGCTGAGCCAGTGCCGACCGGCCCAGCGCCTTGCCCCAGGCGCGCTCCTTCAAGATGCGATCCCACTCGATCAACAAGGGCCGGGAGCGCGGATCGGCCGTGGCCTGCCAGCTTTCCAGAGTGTCCTGGGCCCGCACGATCAGTTCGGGCTGTTGCTTGAGCTTGGATACGGCCTGTGCATGCAGGGCATGGCTTTGCAAGTCCTGCAGGCGATGGCGCGAGGAGTCGACCTGAATCTGCACGGAGACGCGCGGCACCGGGCGGCGCGAACGCGCCCCGGCCGTGGTGGGCGGCGGGGGCTGCTGAAAGTCGCCAGCCAGCAGCGCCAAATCGCCGGCTACTCCCAGAGCGGACATGACCTTCAGATAGGTGCCGATGGCGGGGCCGGGATCACCCGCTTCCACCGCCCGCAAGGTGTTGCGGGTGGTGCCCAGGCGTTCCGCCAACTCGCTCGCCGTCAGGCCCTGCGCCAGGCGCAGACTCCGGAGCCGGTCGCCCAGTTGCAGCAACAGCTGACGCTCCAGCAGAGGGGCATTCTTTGAAGTGATCATTTGGGCAGATAACTAACCGTTTTGGCAATTTTTGGTTAGTTTACTGCGCATGTGCTGGGATATTTCAACTGCTGCGAACGGCTCATCACAGCCTGGCTTTATTGACCTAGAACAAGAACCTTCTTTGGCGCTCGGCCTATGGTGGCGGCCTTCCAATCTCAGCACAACCGCCATGGACCCGCACGCCTGTTTGGATTTGCGCAGCGCGCCCGCGCGCGAACGGCATCGTCCCGTGTTCACCGCCTTCGACGGACTGAAGCTCGGCGCCACGATGGAGCTGACGGATGCCCGCGACCTGCGCTCACTGCGCGCCTTGCTGGACGCCGCGCGTCCCGGCGCCTTTGATTGGTCGGTGATGGAGGATGGCCCCAGCACCTGGTCGGTGCGGGTGGCCAAGACCAAGGGCTTCAATATGGATGGCTGTGCCGGATGCAGTTGCAACTGCGGCGGCGCGCGCTTGGCGGCGCAATGCGAGATGCTGTGACGCGCAGTTGAACTGGTTCAAGGTCAAGCGCAAGGCCCGCACCTAGTCTGCGGGCCTTGTTGTTTTTGCCTTGTTCGGGTGCCGCGCCATGAGCGAATCGAATCTGCTGGACCTGCGGTCCATTCCCCCGTCCCAGCGCCATCCGCTGATCTTCTCGACCTTTGACGCGCTGGACACCGGCGCTGCCTTCGAGATCGTCAACGACCACGACCCGGTGCCGCTCTATATGCAGTTCGAGCGCAGCCGCCTGGGCCAGTTCGACTGGCGCTATGTGGTGGCTGGCCCGGACGAGTGGCAGATCCGCATCAGCCGCAAGGCCTCCGCCGGCACGCCGCGCAGCGGTAGCGAGGGCGGCGAATGCTGCGGCGTGTGTACCTGCCGTGGCGGTCGTTAAGCCCCAGCTGGTCTGCCCGGCGGGCTCGCTGCGTGCGCTCACCCTGGCCGTCGAAGCCGGGGCCGACGCGGTCTATCTGGGCCTGAAGGACGCGACCAACGCGCGTAACTTCGCCGGGCTGAACTTCGATGACGCCCAGGTGGCGGAAGGCGTGCGCTTTGCGCATGCGCGCGGTGCCGAAGTGCTGATGGCGCTCAACACCTATGCCGACGCGCGCGACCCGCTGCCCTGGCGCCGCGCCGTGGACCGCGCCGCCCGCCTGGGGGCCGATGCCTTGATCGTGGCCGACAGCGGGGTGCTGGCCTATGCGCGCGACCACCACCCGCAGCTGCGCCTGCACCTCTCCGTGCAAGCCTCGGCCACCAGCTACGAGGCCATCGAGTACTACCGCGAGCGCTATGGCATTCAGCGCGCCGTGCTGCCGCGCGTGCTGACCCTGCAGCAGGTGGAGCAGGTGATCCGCCACACCTCGGTGCCACTGGAAGTGTTCGGCTTCGGCAGCCTGTGCGTGATGGTCGAGGGGCGCTGTGCGCTCTCCAGCTACGCCACCGGTCAGTCACCCAACACCGCCGGCGTGTGCTCGCCGCCTTCAGCGGTGCGCTGGCACGAGACCGCAGAGGGGGTGGAGGCGCGCCTGAACGGCGTGCTGATCGACCGCTACGGCCCTGCCGAGCCGCGCGGTTACCCCACCCTGTGCAAGGGTCGCTTCGATGTCGCCGGCACGCCCGCCGACTACGCGCTGGAGGAACCCACCAGCCTCAACACCCTGGCCCTGCTGCCGCAGCTGATCGAGGCCGGCGTGGCCGCCATCAAGATCGAAGGCCGTCAGCGCAGCCCCAGCTATGTGCAGGGCGTGACCCAGGTCTGGCGCGCCGCCATCGACTCGGCCTGGGCCGACGCCCAAGGCAGCGGTCGCTACAGCGTGCAGCCGCAATGGAGCAATGAGTTGGGCCGTTGGGCCGAAGGGCAGCAACACACCCTGGGTGCCTACGACCGCCCCTGGAGATGACGATGCAATTGACCATCGGACCCCTGCTGTATTGGTGGCCGCGCGCCGCGTTGATGGACTTCTACGCGCAGGTGGCCGAAGGCCCGGCGCAGACCGTGGTGCTGGGCGAGCTGGTGTGCTCGCGGCGCAACGAGTTCAAGTTCGACGATTGGGTGGCACTGGGCCGTGAGTTGGCGGTGGCTGGCAAGCGCGTGGTGCTGGCCACCCAGGCTCTGGTGATGAGCGAGGCCGAGTTGCGCAGCTTGCGGCGCCTGTGCGAGCAAGACGAGTTCGCGGTCGAAGCCGGCGATGCCTCGGCGTTGCGGGTGCTGGCCGCCGCCGCCGCGGCCGACCCCAGCCGCCAGCCCTTTGTGCTGGGGCCTCACATCAACATCTACAACCGGGCCGCGCTGGAAGAACACGCCGCGTTGGGGGCTGGCCACTGGGTGGCGCCGGTGGAGCTGGCGTTGGACGCGGTGGGCGCCATCAATCCGCCCGCCGAGCCGGTGCTGGGCATTGACGGCCCGATCCGCACCGAGGTGTTTGCGTTCGGCCGCCTGCCCCTGGCCTTTTCGGCGCGCTGCTTCACGGCCCGCCACCACCGCCTGAGCAAGGACGGCTGCGAGTTCCGTTGCCGCGATGACGCCGATGGCCTGTTGCTGCAGACCACCGAAGGCCAGCCCTTTTTGGCCCTGAATGGCATCCAGAGCCAGAGTGCGGCGCTGCAGTGCCTGATCACCCAGACCGGCGCGCTGCGACGCGCGGGGGTGAGCAGTCTGCGGCTCTCGCCCTGCGGGTTGGGCTTCGCGCGCGTGGTCGAGCTGTTCCAGGCCGTGCTGACCCAAAGCCTGTGCGCACGCGAGGCCTTGGCCGAGCTGCGCCAGCTGCCCCTGCCCGGCACGCTGGTGGATGGCTTCGCCCGCCGTCATGCGGGCCTGGAAGAAGTGATGGATCCCGCATGAGCACATCCCTATCCCTTCCCGCCCTGCCCGCAGCGCTGCGCGCCGGCTGGCGCCGCCTGCCCACCCAGCCGCCCTCCGCCTTGTTGGCGGCGGCGCTCAACCGCCTGCTGCTGCCGCGCCTGGAGCCGGACCAGCGCCAGGCGCTGGCGGGGCAGATCGTCGAGGTGGAGGTGCTGGAGCTGGGCCTGCGCGTGCGCTTAGCGCTGGAGGCGGCGGGCTTTCGCGCCGCCGCGACGGAGGGCATCGCCACCGTCACCCTGCGCGCCCGTGCCGACGCCCTGTGGCGGCTGCTGTGCGGGCAGGACGACGCCGACCGCCTCTTCTTCGAGCGCGCCCTGGTGATGGAGGGCGACACCGAATACGGACTGGTGCTCAAGAACACCTTGGATGCCATCGGCCCCCTGATACCGGCACTGTCTCCACGCGGCACGCACTGAACCCAAGCGTGCGGTAATGCCGGCCCGGTGGTTGTCCGGGCGCCGTTCGCCCCCCAGAATGGACCGCAGGTGCCTGTCAAGGAGTCGGGGCCATGCGCAAGCTGGGTTGGGGGTGGCGCGCCGGATTGCTGGCGCTGGGTCTGCTGGGGGCCAGCGCGGCGTGGTCGGGTGAGGTGCTGAGCCGGGTCACTCTGAGCGGCACCTTGCGGGTCTGCATCTGGCCGGACTACTACGGCATCAGCTATCGCGAACCGGCCACCGGGCAGTTGAGCGGCATCGACATCGACCTCGCGCGCGAACTGGCCCGCGAGCTGGACCTCAAGCTCGAGCACATCGACTCCTCTTTCGCGGCCCTGATCACCGACCTGCACAGCGACCGCTGTGACGTCGCGATGTTTGCCGTGGGCATGCTGCCCGAGCGCATGCAGCGTTTGCGCTTCACCCGGCCCTATTTGCGCAGCGGCATTTATGCCGTCACCCACAAGGGCAGCGCCATCGTCGGGGAGTGGAGCGACATTGATCGCCCCGGCGTGCGCGTGGGGGTGCAGGCCGGCACCTTCATGGAGCCGGTGATGGCCAAGACCCTGCGCCAGGCTCAGTTGGTCACCGTGCGCCCGCCCGACACCCGCGAGCGCGAATTGGCCAGCGGTCGCATCGACGTGTTCATGACCGACTATCCCTACAGCCGGCGCCTGTTGGACAAGGTGGAGTGGGCCCAGCTGATCACCCCGCCCGAGCCTTTCAATCCGCTGCCCTATGCCTATGCCGTGAAGCCGGGAGACGAGGCCTGGCTGGAGCGCATCGACGGCTTCGTGCGCCGGGTGCAGAAAGATGGCCGGCTGCTGGAGGCGGCCCGCCGCCATGGTCTGAAGGACATCGTGGTGCGATGAGCAACGCCTACGCCGGCCGCCACCGCCAGCGCCTGTTGCACTGGATGGATCGGGCTGGGCGTGCGCGCCCGCCCAGCCAATGGCTGCTGGGCCTGGGCTTGCTGGCTGTGCTGCTCTTGAGCCTGGCGCTCGCCGAGGTTCTGCGCCGCGACCGCGAACGCGCACTCAGCCAGCAGCAGGAGCGCAACGGCTTGTTGGCTCGCCTGTTTGAGGATCAGGTCAGCCGTGATTTGGATGGCGCGGCCACCGCGCTGGCCACCCTGTCCCTGTCCCTGCGCAATGGCGCCACGGTCTCCACCGAATTGCTGACCCAGACGCTGCGTCATCAACGGACCTTGCGCGAACTGCTCATTACCGATCTGCAGGGCAAGGTGCTGGCTGCCAGCCGCAGCGAGGCAGTCGGTCAGCGGGTGCCCGAGGAGCGGCTGCGCCCTTTGCCCTCAGGCGAGCAGGTGGTGCTGGGCGTCTGGACGCCTGGGCGCTTTCTCACGGATGCCTTGGCTGACGTGCTGCCCCCCAAGCTGGGATATCTGCCCTTGCTGCTGCGCGGCGAACGCCAAGGGGAGCCCATCCTGATGGTGGCGACCCTGCACACGGAGGCCTGGGCGGTGGCCATGCGCAGCACCTTGGGCAGCGAGGGCGAACAGGCCGCCCTGGTTCATTTCGATGGGCAGTTGCTGGCGCACAGTCACCGTGCCGCGCCGGGCTCGGTTTGGCTGGACCGTCTGGAATTTCTCTCCGACAGCCCCCAACCCTTTGGCACCCAGCTGGGCCTGGGCCTGGAAAGTCGTGACCCTGCCTTGTTGGCTTGGCGCCAGGCGGGCAATCGGCCCTTGGCCCTCATTGTGGAGCGCGACCGGGCTGCCGTGCTCA
Above is a window of Inhella inkyongensis DNA encoding:
- the ccmD gene encoding heme exporter protein CcmD; this translates as MNWASVSDFLAMGGYGFYVWGSYGVCLLVFVVEPLIARARHRKALRAVGDEE
- the ccmE gene encoding cytochrome c maturation protein CcmE, which gives rise to MKPRHRRLALVAVILLAVAAIAALVTNAFRSNMVFFYSPTQVAANEAPQGRSFRIGGLVEPGSLRREGVQVHFTVTDNAKTVPVRYEGVLPDLFKEGKGVVAQGKLEGGLFVAREVLAKHDENYMPPEAAQALKQAHGQNSLKEAGQ
- a CDS encoding DUF2249 domain-containing protein; translated protein: MDPHACLDLRSAPARERHRPVFTAFDGLKLGATMELTDARDLRSLRALLDAARPGAFDWSVMEDGPSTWSVRVAKTKGFNMDGCAGCSCNCGGARLAAQCEML
- the ccmB gene encoding heme exporter protein CcmB, which produces MSGLAFATTVIRRELRLAARRPTEALLPVVFFVVAASLFPLGIGPEPDTLRHIAPGVLWVGALLATLLSLGPLWGGDWQDGSLDQLLLAGQPAWLLALAKAVAHWLTHGLPLLLAAPLLALMFGLTGMPLAVLMAGLGLGTPVLSLLGAFGAALTLGLRAGGLLNLLIVLPLAIPTLIFGSGAVGAYESGLAVGGHLSLLGALLIATLLGAPPATAAALKIATQ
- a CDS encoding helix-turn-helix transcriptional regulator, with the translated sequence MITSKNAPLLERQLLLQLGDRLRSLRLAQGLTASELAERLGTTRNTLRAVEAGDPGPAIGTYLKVMSALGVAGDLALLAGDFQQPPPPTTAGARSRRPVPRVSVQIQVDSSRHRLQDLQSHALHAQAVSKLKQQPELIVRAQDTLESWQATADPRSRPLLIEWDRILKERAWGKALGRSALAQQLRQASPLLAVLSSEEREAVLSQVRELKAGLTLGTDADGAPA
- the ccmC gene encoding heme ABC transporter permease CcmC, which encodes MKSPLRLFTFSAPVRFYALTGALLPWLWAAAALLAAVALYIGFFVAPTDATQGEAYRIIFIHVPTAWLSMLLYLVMAFWAAIGWAFKARMASMLARAIAPTGALMTALALVTGALWGQPTWGTWWVWDARLTSELILLFLFLGYMALVNAIDDVQRADQAGALLAVVGAVNVPIIYFSVRWWNTLHQGASVSLTSAPKMAETMLQAMLLMSLACWAYAFAVVFTRARAIVLERERDAAWVQALRRDA
- a CDS encoding NAD(P)H-dependent flavin oxidoreductase; this encodes MSFELLDLARAQAGLRRLQLAGRELLPIVQGGMGVGVSAHRLAGSVAAQGGVGTISSVDLRRHHPDLMARSEGLPEDDTKKAVIQAANQEALAREIQAARRLAEGAGLLAVNVMRAVSDYAASIKTALENGIDAVVVGAGLPLDLPALAKDHPKTALIPILSDARGVSLVLKKWERQQRLPDAIVIEHPAHAAGHLGAAKIADLNDPRFDFETVLPAVRQLLRDAGVEGQVPLIAAGGIRRCEDILRVQALGADAAQLGTAFVATHECDAHDEFKRVLSQAREEDMVEITSVAGLPARAVLTPWLKKYLKAEPRLQAVAQLKSRCTMAFDCLQQCGLRDGLKGWGQFCIDQRLAAALRGDTNGGLFFRGRGGMPFGEQIASVRQLMERLLTPGVALGTPLAAPA
- a CDS encoding NnrS family protein gives rise to the protein MPSSTTANSPAAPWSFARLLSAPHRLGFFAAAVGLGLSALWWALALLARSIGLELPWAVAPGLAHGLLLAGGFMPFFIVGFLFTAGPRWLGLGEVNAETLLRPVLLMGGGWALALLGFHAHVGLAALGVLAVTLGWTWVLGRFIRLIRISPVPDQLHPRAVAFAGLQGVLGFAVAALALALGEPGWLRAAVYWLIWAFLAPTFAIVSHRMIPFFTAAVLPFLDAWKPNWLLAVMGAALGAGALDAVALSLGWTLPTAMHGLLAFGLGASGCLLVWLALRWGLVQSLKIKLLAMLHGGFVWFGLALLLAALGHALQALGRPDLGLAPLHALTLGYLGCTLIAMVTRVASGHSGRPLAVDGIAWGLYGLLQLTVLLRLAAALLPRLGTPLLLAAAAGWALVSLSWAWRYGGWLGRPRIDGRPG
- the ccmA gene encoding heme ABC exporter ATP-binding protein CcmA, whose protein sequence is MNALPPATADAAPVLLHAQQLVCERGERPLFAALDLSLRAGDCLWLRGVNGSGKTTLLRTLAGLRAPAAGRLQRQAPLLYLGHANALKDDLTVAENLRLDAALRGQLVTVAALRQALDALALGPLRARPVRSLSQGQRRRTALARLGLSLQTEAAELWLLDEPFDALDDAGVQALCALMAAQCARGGAVLFTSHQAVAGLRCAEQMLKALT
- a CDS encoding DUF6036 family nucleotidyltransferase — its product is MTREQLEHIIRAAGRITNQYEFMVIGSQSILGAVPNAPADLTVSMEADIYPWTEPALGDAIEGAIGEGSDFHTTHGYYAQAVDASTADLPSGWQTRLHRIQNANTDDRVAYCLDLPDLFLAKASAGRPKDRAFCTLLFVHRLLSLDAVLTLLPNLPVDADKQARLRRLVNAWFKEAERRNAPA